A window from Solanum stenotomum isolate F172 chromosome 5, ASM1918654v1, whole genome shotgun sequence encodes these proteins:
- the LOC125864288 gene encoding protein DNA-DAMAGE INDUCIBLE 1 codes for MKITVMTTDEQIVTLDVDRDESVENLKALLEVETQVPLQQQQLLYNGKEMRNSDKLSAVGVGDGDLVMMVSSAASQSSTPANDLSFKQDGSAVNPSAFQQHLRNDSNLMAQLFQNDPELAQAVVGNDLNKLQELLRLRHQHKSVLRRRQEEEMALLYADPFDVEAQRKIEEQIRQKGIEENWEAALEHNPEAFGTVVMLYVDMEVNGHPLKAFVDSGAQSTIISKSCAERCGLLRLLDTRYKGIARGVGQTEILGRIHVAPIKIGKIFYPCSFVVLDSPNMEFLFGLDMLRKHQCMIDLKDNVLRVGGGEVAVPFLHEKDIPSHFLDERDAKEASSSGAQATSGATEKTDPTKGIPSGSAGGNLTQGPEFEAKVAKLVELGFGREAVVQALKFFDGNEEQAAGYLFGG; via the exons ATGAAGATCACTGTGATGACAACTGACGAACAAATCGTCACTCTCGATGTGGATCGTGACGAATCT GTAGAGAACCTGAAAGCTTTGCTGGAAGTTGAG ACACAAGTGCCTCTGCAACAGCAGCAGCTTCTGTACAATGGGAAGGAAATGAGGAATTCTGACAAACTGAGCGCTGTAGGCGTTGGTGATGGTGATTTGGTGATGATGGTGTCTAGTGCAGCATCCCAGTCTAG TACACCTGCAAATGACTTGAGCTTCAAACAAGATGGATCTGCAGTAAATCCTTCAGCTTTCCAACAACACTTGCGAAATGATTCAAATTTGATGGCCCAACTTTTTCAG AATGATCCTGAGTTAGCACAAGCTGTCGTTGGGAATGACCTAAATAAACTGCAAGAGCTTCTACGTTTGCGTCATCAGCATAAATCAGTGCTACGGCGTCGTCAAGAAGAGGAGATG GCACTGCTGTATGCTGATCCATTCGATGTCGAGGCACAAAGGAAAATTGAAGAGCAAATTCGCCAG AAAGGAATTGAAGAAAACTGGGAAGCTGCATTAGAACACAATCCTGAAGCTTTTGGAACTGTG GTTATGTTATATGTTGACATGGAAGTAAATGGTCATCCTTTAAAG GCTTTCGTGGATAGTGGAGCTCAGTCAACAATTATATCTAAAAGCTGTGCAGAACGTTGTGG ATTGTTGAGGTTATTAGATACACGCTACAAGGGCATTGCTCGTGGAGTTGGTCAAACAGAGATACTAGGTCGTATTCATGTTGCTCCAATCAAG ATTGGAAAAATATTCTACCCTTGTTCTTTTGTGGTGCTGGATTCCCCCAATATGGAATTTCTCTTTGGACTTGATATGCTTCGCAAGCACCAG TGCATGATTGATCTCAAGGACAATGTTCTGAGAGTTGGCGGAGGAGAGGTTGCTGTACCATTTCTACATG AGAAGGATATTCCCAGTCATTTTCTCGATGAGAGGGACGCCAAGGAGGCTTCGAGCTCAGGAGCTCAG GCAACATCTGGAGCAACAGAGAAGACTGATCCTACAAAAGGAATTCCTTCTG GAAGTGCCGGTGGGAACTTAACACAG GGACCTGAATTTGAAGCCAAAGTTGCAAAGCTTGTTGAGTTAGGCTTTGGAAGGGAGGCAGTAGTACAAGCTCTCAAGTTTTTCGATGGTAACGAAGAACAAGCTGCCGGATATCTATTTGGGGGTTGA
- the LOC125864286 gene encoding uridine kinase-like protein 3 yields the protein MGSKAVEDLIQASSGVHYSGFHLEEPHTSEIEQPTTSIDERVKQPFVIGVAGGAASGKTTVCDLIIDQLHDQRVVLVNQDSFYHNLTPEELTKVHEYNFDHPDAFDTEQLLCVMEKLKHGQAVDIPKYDFKSNKNDVFPLRRVNPSDVIILEGILIFHDPRVRDLMSMKIFVDTDADVRLARRIRRDTVEKNRDIATILDQYSKFVKPAFDDFILPTKKYADIIIPRGGDNHVAIDLIVQHIRTKLGQHDLCKIYPNLYVIQSTFQIRGMHTLIRDAQTTTHDFIFYADRLIRLVVEHGLGHLPFTEKQVITPTGSVYSGVDFCKRLCGVSVIRSGESMENALRACCKGIKIGKILIHREGDNGQQLIYEKLPEDIAQRHVLLLDPILGTGNSAVQAISLLLKKGVPESNILFLNLISAPQGVHVVCKRFPRIKIVTSEIEIGLNDEYRVIPGMGEFGDRYFGTDDD from the exons ATGGGTTCAAAAGCAGTTGAAGATTTGATACAGGCGTCATCGGGAGTACATTATTCTGGATTCCATTTAGAAGAGCCACATACTTCAGAGATTGAGCAACCAACAACTTCTATAGATGAACGTGTTAAGCAACCCTTTGTCATAG GAGTTGCTGGAGGTGCTGCGTCAGGCAAGACTACAGTTTGTGATTTGATTATTGATCAGCTTCATGATCAGCGTGTTGTCTTAGTTAACCAG GATTCTTTTTATCACAATTTGACTCCAGAAGAACTCACAAAAGTTCACGAGTATAACTTTGACCATCCTG ATGCATTTGACACCGAGCAATTGCTGTGTGTGATGGAGAAATTGAAGCATGGGCAAGCTGTAGATATTCCAAAGTATGATTTTAAGAGTAACAAAAATGACGTATTCCCTCTTCGAAGG GTCAATCCTTCAGATGTTATAATTTTGGAAGGCATACTCATTTTTCATGATCCTCGTGTCCGAGATCTGATGAGTATGAAGATATTTGTAGATACAG ATGCTGATGTACGCCTTGCAAGGAGAATAAGACGCGACACTGTTGAAAAGAATAGAGATATTGCTACAATATTAGATCAG TACTCCAAGTTTGTCAAACCGGCTTTTGATGACTTCATTCTTCCAACAAAGAAGTATGCTGACATTATCATTCCCCGGGGTGGAGACAACCATGTTGCAATCGATTTGATTGTGCAACATATTAGAACGAAACTTGGTCAACATGATCTTTGTAAAATATACCCTAACTTATATGTTATTCAATCCACTTTTCAG ATACGTGGCATGCATACACTTATCCGTGATGCGCAGACGACTACGcatgatttcatattttatGCTGATAGATTGATTCGTTTg GTTGTTGAACATGGACTAGGACATCTGCCATTTACAGAAAAACAGGTGATCACTCCAACTG GATCTGTATACAGTGGTGTAGATTTCTGCAAGAGGTTATGTGGTGTCTCTGTAATTAGAAG TGGAGAGAGCATGGAGAATGCCTTGCGTGCATGTTGTAAAGGTATCAAGATAGGCAAGATTCTTATCCACAGAGAGGGCGACAATGGTCAGCAG CTGATATATGAAAAACTGCCAGAAGATATTGCACAAAGGCATGTCCTTTTGTTGGATCCTATCCTTGGCACAG GGAATTCAGCAGTTCAAGCTATTTCTTTACTGCTAAAAAAGGGAGTCCCAGAGTCCAACATTTTATTCCTTAATCTTATCTCA GCACCCCAAGGAGTACATGTGGTCTGTAAGCGTTTTCCAAGAATAAAGATTGTGACATCTGAGATAGAAATTGGTTTGAACGATGAATATCGTGTTATCCCTGGAATGGGGGAGTTTGGTGACAGGTATTTTGGCACAGATGATGACTGA